In Gallaecimonas pentaromativorans, the following are encoded in one genomic region:
- the brnQ gene encoding branched-chain amino acid transport system II carrier protein has product MAKELKGADVLALGFMTFAFFLGAGNMIFPPLAGLQSAGDLSSSIVGFLMTAVGLPLLTIIAVALAGGGLETLSKVLPKGLSLALCIAIYLILGPFFATPRTGLVAYKLGFSPFISNPDWLTQALYSLGFFALTFYLAIRPGKLLSVVGKVITPVLLVLLAAIAVMLVFHPLGEMGSSNAAWHKAPFAKGFLEGYMTMDTLGALLFGLVIVNALKSRGVEDRKAQFRYLCMAGAMAATGLALVYITLFFLGATSGHLVTNPKDGADVLVPAIEALFGPAGLYLLATVVTLACLTTAVGLTSSCAEYFNAALGLNLKLVAAVVATGSALVANVGLSQLIAISVPVLFFVYPVAIALVALRLLAGVVGHKRWGQQLVVGITAFFALFDGLKAAGLPVPEQWLSHLPFFEDGLGWLVPTAAALVVMSMFRRAEAVRSEVLN; this is encoded by the coding sequence GTGGCCAAAGAGTTGAAAGGCGCTGATGTACTGGCGCTGGGGTTCATGACCTTCGCCTTTTTCCTGGGCGCAGGCAATATGATTTTCCCGCCCCTGGCGGGGCTGCAATCGGCCGGTGATTTGTCATCGTCCATTGTCGGCTTCCTGATGACCGCCGTGGGCCTGCCTTTGCTCACCATTATTGCCGTGGCCCTGGCGGGCGGCGGCTTAGAAACCCTCTCAAAGGTATTGCCAAAGGGCCTATCGCTGGCGCTTTGTATCGCCATCTACCTGATTTTAGGCCCGTTTTTTGCCACGCCCCGCACCGGCCTGGTGGCTTATAAGCTCGGTTTTAGCCCCTTTATCAGTAACCCCGATTGGCTGACCCAGGCCCTTTATAGCCTTGGCTTTTTTGCCCTCACCTTTTATCTCGCCATCCGTCCCGGCAAGCTTTTGAGCGTGGTGGGTAAGGTGATCACCCCGGTGCTGCTGGTGCTGCTGGCCGCCATCGCGGTGATGCTGGTGTTTCATCCTCTGGGAGAAATGGGCAGCTCCAACGCCGCCTGGCACAAGGCGCCTTTTGCCAAGGGCTTCTTGGAAGGCTACATGACCATGGATACCCTGGGGGCGCTGCTGTTTGGCCTGGTGATTGTTAACGCCCTTAAATCCCGCGGCGTAGAAGACCGCAAGGCGCAGTTTCGTTACCTGTGCATGGCCGGCGCCATGGCCGCCACTGGCCTGGCTTTGGTGTACATCACCCTGTTCTTCCTGGGGGCCACCTCCGGCCACTTGGTAACCAACCCCAAAGATGGAGCCGACGTGCTGGTACCGGCGATTGAGGCGCTGTTTGGCCCGGCCGGCCTCTACCTGCTGGCGACCGTAGTTACTCTTGCCTGCCTAACCACGGCCGTGGGGCTGACCAGCTCCTGCGCCGAGTATTTCAACGCGGCCTTGGGCCTGAATCTCAAACTGGTAGCAGCGGTGGTAGCAACCGGCTCGGCGCTGGTGGCCAACGTGGGGCTGAGCCAACTTATCGCCATCTCGGTGCCGGTGCTGTTCTTTGTCTACCCGGTGGCCATTGCCCTGGTGGCGCTGCGCCTGCTGGCAGGGGTGGTGGGGCATAAGCGCTGGGGCCAGCAACTGGTGGTGGGCATTACCGCTTTCTTTGCTCTGTTCGATGGCCTCAAGGCTGCCGGTTTGCCGGTGCCTGAGCAGTGGCTGTCGCACCTGCCGTTCTTTGAAGATGGCCTGGGTTGGCTGGTGCCTACCGCCGCCGCGCTGGTAGTGATGTCCATGTTCCGGCGGGCAGAAGCCGTGCGCTCGGAAGTGCTTAATTAA
- the recJ gene encoding single-stranded-DNA-specific exonuclease RecJ, with amino-acid sequence MPKIVRRPEPQELPNWPLPPLLTRIYVSRGVKALSELEKSAKGLAPFQALKGMDAAVKLLAGALAAQKRMLIVGDFDADGATSSALCILALKMLGAEQVDFLVPNRFEYGYGLSPEIVEVAVARGAELLITVDNGISSIAGVAAAKAAGLEVLVTDHHLPGSELPCADAIVNPNLEGCAFPSKALAGVGVAFYLMLALRAHLRETGWFNGQAEPIRAEPNLAELLDIVALGTVADVVPLDGNNRILVHQGLNRIRAQRCRPGILALCEVAGREPRRLAASDLGFFLGPRINAAGRLDEMSLGVSLLVTDDFHQARLIAAELDSLNRERREIESSMQQEALAALAKVDITEAPAGIALYREDWHQGVIGILASRIKERFYRPVFAFAPASETELKGSGRSIPGLHLRDLLDEVDTQNPGLIIKFGGHAMAAGLSIRPENFERFNAAFVAAAEAKLEPHMLTGEILSDGELLPSEFTLETAQLLRDGGPWGQAFSEPVFDGHFKVVSQRLVGQKHLKLVLSPAGREQLIDAIHFNADLTTWPNPAIEWVHAAYKLDINEYKGRQSVQLLVDHIEPA; translated from the coding sequence ATGCCAAAGATAGTCCGCCGCCCAGAACCGCAAGAACTGCCCAATTGGCCTTTGCCGCCGCTGCTTACCCGCATCTATGTGAGCCGTGGCGTTAAGGCGCTCAGCGAGCTTGAAAAAAGTGCCAAGGGCCTGGCTCCCTTTCAGGCGCTAAAAGGCATGGATGCGGCGGTAAAGCTGCTGGCCGGAGCGCTGGCGGCGCAAAAGCGCATGCTTATCGTCGGCGATTTTGACGCCGACGGCGCCACCAGCTCGGCCCTTTGTATCCTGGCGCTGAAAATGCTGGGGGCAGAGCAGGTGGATTTTCTGGTGCCCAACCGCTTTGAGTACGGTTATGGGCTGTCGCCGGAGATTGTCGAGGTGGCAGTGGCGCGGGGCGCTGAGCTGCTTATTACCGTGGATAACGGCATCTCGTCCATTGCCGGGGTGGCCGCCGCCAAAGCCGCTGGCCTTGAGGTGCTGGTTACCGACCACCACCTGCCGGGCAGCGAACTGCCCTGTGCCGATGCCATTGTTAACCCCAACCTCGAAGGCTGCGCCTTTCCCTCCAAGGCCCTGGCCGGGGTCGGGGTGGCTTTTTACCTGATGCTGGCGCTGCGCGCCCATTTACGGGAAACCGGCTGGTTTAACGGCCAGGCCGAACCCATTCGGGCTGAACCCAACCTCGCCGAGCTGTTGGACATCGTTGCCCTTGGCACGGTGGCCGACGTGGTGCCGCTGGACGGCAACAACCGCATCCTGGTGCACCAGGGCCTTAACCGCATCCGCGCCCAGCGCTGCCGCCCCGGCATTTTGGCCCTTTGCGAGGTGGCGGGCCGCGAGCCAAGACGGCTGGCGGCAAGCGACCTTGGGTTCTTTTTGGGGCCGCGTATCAATGCCGCCGGGCGCCTGGATGAAATGTCCCTGGGGGTGAGCCTGTTGGTCACCGACGATTTTCACCAGGCCCGGCTTATTGCCGCCGAGCTCGACAGCCTTAACCGTGAGCGCCGCGAGATTGAAAGCTCCATGCAGCAAGAAGCGCTGGCGGCCCTTGCCAAGGTGGATATCACCGAGGCCCCGGCCGGTATCGCCCTGTACCGGGAAGACTGGCACCAGGGGGTGATTGGGATTTTGGCGTCCCGTATCAAAGAGCGCTTTTACCGGCCGGTGTTTGCCTTTGCCCCGGCAAGCGAGACCGAACTTAAGGGCTCGGGCCGCTCCATTCCCGGCCTGCATCTTCGCGACCTGCTGGACGAGGTAGACACCCAAAACCCCGGCCTAATCATCAAGTTTGGTGGCCACGCCATGGCGGCGGGGCTGTCTATCCGCCCGGAAAACTTCGAACGCTTTAACGCCGCTTTCGTGGCGGCCGCCGAGGCGAAACTCGAACCCCATATGCTGACCGGCGAAATCTTAAGTGACGGCGAGCTATTGCCCAGTGAATTCACCCTGGAGACAGCGCAGCTTTTGCGTGACGGCGGCCCCTGGGGCCAGGCCTTTAGCGAGCCGGTATTCGATGGCCACTTCAAAGTGGTTAGCCAGCGGCTGGTGGGGCAAAAGCATTTGAAACTGGTGCTAAGCCCGGCCGGGCGCGAGCAGCTGATTGACGCCATTCATTTCAATGCCGACCTCACCACCTGGCCCAACCCAGCCATTGAATGGGTCCACGCTGCCTATAAACTGGACATCAACGAGTACAAAGGCCGCCAGTCGGTGCAATTACTGGTAGATCACATCGAGCCGGCCTAG
- the dsbC gene encoding bifunctional protein-disulfide isomerase/oxidoreductase DsbC, which yields MNAFTGGLLALALISLGAQAGEKEIRAKVQAKLGAKVKSITPSPVPGMFEVVAGNSIFYVSEDGNYVLSGNLYSLKDDKLTSLTEKRQDQVRLAAIKPYEASMIVFPAAQQKHVVTVFTDTDCGYCQRLHAHMKQYNDLGITIRYLAFPRAGLSSPAATELESVWCAKDQQAAMNLAKHRQQVPKASCADDPVPEHYQLGRSLNVTGTPSMILDDGTLVPGYLPPERLVKALEKQ from the coding sequence ATGAACGCATTTACCGGGGGCCTGTTGGCCCTGGCTCTGATAAGCCTGGGCGCCCAGGCCGGCGAGAAGGAGATCCGGGCGAAGGTGCAAGCCAAGCTTGGGGCCAAAGTTAAAAGCATTACCCCTTCGCCGGTACCGGGCATGTTTGAAGTGGTGGCTGGCAACAGCATTTTCTATGTCTCAGAAGACGGCAACTATGTGCTGTCGGGTAATCTCTACAGCCTCAAGGACGACAAGCTCACCAGCCTCACCGAAAAGCGCCAGGACCAAGTGCGCCTGGCGGCCATCAAGCCTTATGAGGCCTCGATGATCGTCTTCCCCGCCGCCCAGCAAAAGCATGTGGTCACCGTCTTTACCGACACCGACTGCGGCTACTGCCAGCGCCTGCACGCCCATATGAAGCAGTACAACGATTTGGGCATCACCATTCGTTATCTGGCCTTCCCCCGCGCTGGGCTCAGCTCACCTGCCGCCACCGAGCTTGAATCGGTGTGGTGCGCCAAAGACCAACAAGCGGCCATGAACCTTGCCAAGCACCGCCAGCAGGTGCCCAAGGCCAGCTGCGCCGACGATCCGGTGCCAGAGCATTACCAACTGGGCCGCTCTTTGAATGTCACCGGCACGCCGTCGATGATCCTTGACGACGGCACCCTGGTGCCCGGCTACCTGCCGCCGGAGCGGTTGGTCAAGGCGCTGGAAAAGCAGTAG
- a CDS encoding transposase yields MPAYKTGKRTQQYSLEFKKKAVLWSHEPHRNVKEVAEALDIHPFMLSRWRKEFREGKYGMANNAPIDSQERNIRFGCGAFAGIFLNSSVE; encoded by the coding sequence ATGCCTGCTTACAAGACCGGAAAACGCACCCAGCAGTACAGTCTGGAGTTCAAGAAAAAAGCCGTGCTGTGGAGCCATGAACCACACCGCAACGTCAAGGAAGTAGCCGAGGCGCTGGACATTCACCCCTTCATGTTGTCTCGTTGGCGCAAGGAATTTCGTGAAGGTAAGTACGGCATGGCCAACAATGCTCCAATCGACTCGCAGGAACGGAATATCCGCTTTGGATGCGGCGCGTTTGCCGGGATTTTCCTAAATAGCAGTGTCGAATAG
- the prfB gene encoding peptide chain release factor 2 (programmed frameshift) translates to MFETNPIKTQVQDLSERTAVLRGYLDYDAKKERLEEVNAELEQPGVWNEPEKAQALGKERAALEMVVETIDTMTQGLEDVLGLLELAVEAEDEDTFNEIQPELDELTKKLEALEFRRMFSGEMDPSNAYLDIQAGSGGTEAQDWANIMLRMYLRWADAHGFKAEITELSEGDVAGIKSATIYVQGDYAFGWLRTEIGVHRLVRKSPFDSGGRRHTSFASVFLSPEVDDSVNIEINPADLRIDVYRASGAGGQHVNRTESAVRITHMPTNTVVACQQGRSQHQNKDYAMKQLKAKLYELEMQKRMAEQQKLEESKSDIGWGSQIRSYVLDDSRIKDLRTGVETRNTQAVLDGDLDRFIEASLKAGL, encoded by the exons ATGTTTGAAACGAATCCTATCAAGACCCAAGTACAGGACCTGTCTGAGCGGACAGCGGTTCTTAGGGGGTACCTT GACTACGACGCCAAGAAAGAGCGTCTAGAAGAGGTGAATGCCGAGCTTGAGCAGCCCGGCGTTTGGAACGAGCCTGAAAAAGCCCAGGCCCTTGGCAAAGAGCGCGCCGCGCTGGAAATGGTGGTGGAAACCATCGACACCATGACCCAAGGCCTGGAAGACGTGCTGGGCCTTTTGGAGCTGGCCGTTGAAGCCGAAGACGAAGACACCTTCAACGAAATTCAGCCCGAACTCGACGAGCTGACCAAGAAGCTCGAAGCGCTGGAGTTTCGCCGCATGTTCTCCGGCGAGATGGACCCGTCCAACGCCTATCTGGATATCCAGGCTGGCTCCGGCGGTACCGAAGCCCAGGACTGGGCCAACATCATGCTGCGCATGTACCTGCGCTGGGCCGACGCTCACGGCTTTAAAGCCGAGATAACGGAACTCTCCGAAGGGGATGTGGCCGGTATTAAGTCTGCCACCATCTACGTGCAGGGCGACTACGCCTTTGGCTGGCTGCGTACCGAAATTGGCGTACACCGCCTGGTGCGCAAATCCCCGTTTGACTCCGGTGGCCGCCGCCATACCTCCTTTGCGTCGGTGTTCCTCTCCCCTGAGGTAGACGACTCGGTAAACATCGAGATCAACCCAGCCGACCTGCGTATTGACGTGTACCGCGCCTCCGGTGCCGGTGGTCAGCACGTTAACCGTACCGAGTCTGCGGTGCGTATTACCCACATGCCCACCAACACCGTGGTGGCGTGCCAGCAGGGCCGTTCGCAACACCAGAACAAGGACTACGCCATGAAACAGCTCAAGGCGAAGCTCTATGAGCTGGAGATGCAAAAGCGCATGGCCGAGCAGCAAAAGCTGGAAGAGTCCAAGTCTGATATTGGCTGGGGCAGCCAAATTCGCTCCTACGTGCTGGACGACTCGCGCATCAAAGACTTGCGCACCGGCGTCGAGACCCGCAACACCCAAGCGGTGCTGGACGGCGACCTGGATCGCTTTATCGAAGCCAGCCTCAAGGCCGGCCTGTAA
- the fldB gene encoding flavodoxin FldB, with product MRIGLFYGSTNCHTEIVAEKIRGVIGEELVELNNLRDVPVALMADYDLLILGIPTWDFGQLQEDWEDQWDALDSAELDGKTIALYGMGDQLGYGEWFLDAMGMLKEKLSGHQVRFIGAWPVAGYEFDASKALSDDASHFVGLALDDDNQWKLTDERLQSWCVQILEEYAASLGE from the coding sequence ATGCGAATTGGCCTTTTTTACGGCTCCACCAACTGCCATACCGAAATAGTCGCAGAAAAGATCCGCGGCGTCATCGGTGAAGAGCTAGTGGAACTCAATAACCTCCGTGATGTGCCCGTGGCCTTGATGGCCGATTACGATCTGTTGATCCTCGGCATTCCCACCTGGGATTTCGGGCAATTGCAGGAAGACTGGGAAGACCAGTGGGACGCCCTCGATAGCGCCGAGCTGGACGGCAAAACCATCGCCCTGTACGGCATGGGCGACCAGTTGGGTTACGGCGAATGGTTCCTCGACGCCATGGGCATGCTCAAGGAAAAACTCAGCGGCCATCAGGTGCGTTTTATCGGCGCCTGGCCGGTGGCGGGCTACGAATTTGACGCCTCCAAGGCCCTGAGCGACGACGCCAGCCACTTTGTGGGCTTGGCGCTCGATGACGATAACCAGTGGAAGCTCACCGACGAGCGCCTGCAAAGCTGGTGCGTACAAATCCTCGAAGAATACGCCGCGTCCCTCGGCGAATAA
- the lysS gene encoding lysine--tRNA ligase, which produces MTEQNQSPELDLNEQLKVRKEKLDALRAKGVAFPNSFRKDSNADALQAKYGEATKEELAEGEPVRVKVAGRIMTRRIMGKASFATIQDGSGKIQIYVARDNLPEGFYNDEFKKWDLGDIIGAEGFLFKTNTGELSIHVEAIELLTKALRPLPDKFHGLSDMETRYRQRYLDLIANEESRQTFVNRSKIVNAIRNFMTGHDFLEVETPMMHTIPGGASAKPFMTHHNALDMELFLRIAPELYLKRLVVGGFEKVFEINRNFRNEGLSTRHNPEFTMMEFYWAYADYQDLMDFTEAMLRTVAKDVLGTTAFQSQGVDYDFAQPFERLTMTQAIIKYRPDVTEADLADFDKAKAIAESLGMKVSKTDGLGKLQTYIFEEVAEAQLIQPTFITAYPAEVSPLARRNDDNPFITDRFEFFVGGRELANGFSELNDAEDQAERFRSQVEAKDAGDEEAMFYDADYVTALEHGLPPTAGQGIGIDRLVMLLTDSASIRDVLLFPHMRHK; this is translated from the coding sequence ATGACCGAACAAAACCAAAGCCCGGAACTGGATCTCAACGAACAGCTCAAAGTGCGCAAGGAAAAGCTCGACGCCCTGCGTGCCAAGGGCGTGGCCTTCCCCAACAGCTTTCGCAAAGACAGCAATGCTGATGCGCTGCAAGCCAAATACGGCGAAGCCACCAAGGAAGAGCTGGCCGAAGGCGAACCGGTACGCGTCAAGGTAGCGGGCCGGATCATGACCCGCCGCATCATGGGTAAGGCAAGCTTTGCCACCATCCAAGACGGCAGCGGCAAAATCCAAATCTACGTGGCCCGGGACAACCTGCCCGAAGGCTTCTACAACGACGAGTTCAAAAAGTGGGACTTGGGCGACATCATCGGCGCCGAGGGTTTTCTTTTTAAAACCAACACCGGCGAGCTGTCCATCCACGTGGAAGCCATCGAACTGCTGACCAAGGCGCTGCGCCCGCTGCCAGACAAGTTCCACGGTCTTTCCGACATGGAAACCCGCTATCGCCAGCGCTACCTGGATTTGATTGCCAACGAAGAGTCCCGCCAGACCTTCGTCAACCGCTCCAAAATCGTCAACGCCATCCGCAACTTCATGACCGGCCACGACTTCCTGGAAGTCGAAACCCCCATGATGCACACCATCCCCGGTGGCGCCTCCGCCAAGCCGTTTATGACCCACCATAACGCCCTGGATATGGAGCTGTTCCTGCGTATCGCCCCGGAGCTGTACCTCAAGCGTCTGGTGGTCGGTGGCTTCGAGAAGGTGTTTGAGATCAACCGTAACTTCCGTAACGAAGGTCTCTCCACCCGCCACAACCCAGAGTTCACCATGATGGAGTTCTACTGGGCCTACGCCGATTACCAAGATCTGATGGACTTCACCGAAGCCATGCTGCGCACCGTGGCCAAAGACGTGCTGGGCACCACCGCCTTCCAAAGCCAAGGCGTGGATTACGACTTCGCCCAGCCCTTTGAGCGCCTGACCATGACCCAGGCCATCATCAAGTACCGCCCCGATGTGACCGAAGCGGATCTGGCCGATTTCGACAAGGCCAAGGCCATTGCCGAGTCTCTGGGTATGAAGGTCAGCAAAACCGATGGCCTGGGCAAGCTGCAAACCTACATCTTCGAAGAAGTGGCCGAAGCCCAGCTGATCCAGCCCACCTTTATCACCGCCTACCCGGCCGAGGTGAGCCCGCTGGCCCGTCGTAACGACGACAACCCCTTCATCACCGACCGCTTCGAGTTCTTCGTCGGTGGCCGCGAGCTGGCCAACGGCTTTAGCGAACTTAACGACGCCGAAGATCAGGCCGAGCGCTTCCGCTCCCAGGTCGAAGCCAAGGACGCCGGTGACGAAGAAGCCATGTTCTATGACGCCGACTACGTTACCGCCCTCGAGCATGGCCTGCCCCCTACCGCCGGCCAAGGTATCGGTATCGACCGCCTGGTGATGCTGCTCACCGACAGCGCCTCCATCCGTGACGTGCTGCTGTTCCCCCATATGCGCCATAAATAA
- the msrA gene encoding peptide-methionine (S)-S-oxide reductase MsrA, with the protein MTAKTEKAILAGGCFWGMQDLIRRYPGVLSTRVGYSGGDVPNATYRNHGTHAEAIEIIFDPAQISYRKILEFFFQIHDPSTVNRQGNDVGTSYRSAIFYLGDEQKAVAEDTIADVNASGLWPGKVATELAPAGDFWEAEPEHQDYLEHFPNGYTCHFIRPNWVLPKRGQ; encoded by the coding sequence ATGACTGCGAAAACCGAGAAGGCCATTCTGGCCGGCGGCTGTTTCTGGGGTATGCAGGATCTGATACGTCGCTACCCTGGTGTGCTCTCCACCCGGGTGGGCTACAGCGGCGGCGATGTACCCAATGCCACCTACCGTAACCATGGCACCCATGCCGAAGCCATTGAAATCATCTTTGACCCGGCGCAGATAAGTTATCGCAAGATTTTGGAGTTCTTCTTCCAAATCCACGACCCGAGTACCGTTAATCGCCAAGGTAACGATGTGGGCACCAGCTACCGCTCCGCCATCTTTTACCTGGGGGATGAGCAAAAAGCGGTGGCCGAAGACACGATTGCTGATGTGAACGCTTCAGGCCTCTGGCCCGGCAAGGTAGCCACCGAGCTGGCCCCAGCCGGTGATTTCTGGGAAGCAGAGCCCGAGCACCAGGATTATCTGGAGCACTTCCCCAACGGTTACACCTGCCACTTTATCCGGCCGAATTGGGTGTTGCCTAAGCGGGGTCAGTGA
- a CDS encoding tRNA1(Val) (adenine(37)-N6)-methyltransferase, which produces MKVGTDGVLLGLWAALPKNGAVLDIGAGTGLVSLMLAQRGEALTLDAVELDSEACAQAQDNVAASPFAGRITLHQGDINAFVGGPYRLIVSNPPFFSPDVRSPHAGRDQARHISALPAHVLAANCARLGGEEVAMVLPWQAQQQWCEPMAEQGYHLYRRCAVYSVAGKSEPVRALLQWRRQPGALDCSELVLREPDGRWTAAFRALGRDFYLNF; this is translated from the coding sequence ATGAAAGTGGGCACCGATGGCGTGTTATTGGGGCTATGGGCGGCATTGCCAAAAAACGGGGCGGTGCTGGATATCGGCGCCGGCACCGGCTTGGTGTCCTTGATGCTGGCCCAGCGCGGCGAGGCCTTAACCCTTGATGCGGTGGAATTAGATAGTGAGGCCTGCGCCCAGGCCCAAGATAATGTGGCCGCCAGCCCCTTCGCCGGGCGCATCACCCTGCACCAGGGCGATATTAATGCCTTTGTGGGCGGGCCTTACCGGCTTATTGTCTCCAACCCGCCATTTTTTAGCCCCGATGTGCGCTCGCCCCACGCCGGGCGCGACCAAGCGCGGCATATCAGTGCCTTGCCAGCCCATGTGCTGGCTGCCAATTGCGCCCGCCTTGGCGGCGAAGAGGTGGCCATGGTGCTGCCCTGGCAAGCGCAGCAGCAATGGTGCGAGCCCATGGCCGAGCAGGGCTACCACCTTTACCGGCGCTGCGCCGTGTATTCGGTGGCCGGCAAATCCGAGCCGGTGCGAGCCTTGCTGCAATGGCGCCGCCAACCCGGGGCGCTTGACTGCTCAGAGCTCGTACTTCGTGAGCCCGATGGCCGCTGGACGGCGGCGTTTCGTGCACTGGGCAGGGATTTTTACCTCAACTTCTAA
- the xerD gene encoding site-specific tyrosine recombinase XerD — protein sequence MTNSDNKSDGGSLAEYQPFLDHLLLVERLSERTIDSYGRDLKALAQWAGNNGRSFKQLSSDDLRDFLDWRQQADYKASSTARLLSAAKRYYGYLLSEKARSDDPTAPLLRPRLTRPLPKTLSEADVDALLDAPNLEEPIGLRDKAMLELLYAAGLRISELVGLTRDCVNLRQGLVRVIGKGDKERIVPMGEEALHWLDQYLKYARPALISDGDVLFPSQRGQQMTRQTFWHRIKRYALEAGLKSDLSPHTVRHAFATHLVNHGADLRVVQMLLGHADLSTTQIYTHVARERLKSFHGQHHPRG from the coding sequence ATGACAAATTCAGACAACAAAAGCGATGGCGGCAGCTTAGCAGAATATCAGCCCTTTCTCGATCACCTGCTGCTGGTTGAGCGCCTCTCCGAGCGCACCATCGACAGCTATGGCCGCGATTTAAAAGCCCTGGCCCAATGGGCGGGCAATAATGGCCGTTCTTTCAAACAGTTAAGTAGCGACGATTTACGCGACTTTCTCGACTGGCGACAGCAAGCCGATTACAAAGCCTCTTCCACTGCCCGGCTGCTGAGCGCCGCCAAGCGCTATTACGGGTATCTGCTCAGCGAAAAGGCCCGCAGCGACGACCCCACGGCGCCATTGCTGCGCCCGCGCCTGACCCGGCCGTTGCCCAAGACCCTCTCGGAAGCCGACGTAGACGCATTGCTTGACGCCCCCAACCTGGAAGAGCCCATTGGCCTTCGCGACAAAGCGATGCTGGAGCTTTTGTACGCCGCCGGCCTTCGCATCAGCGAGCTGGTGGGGCTGACCCGCGATTGCGTCAACCTGCGTCAAGGCTTGGTGCGGGTGATAGGCAAGGGCGACAAGGAGCGCATCGTACCCATGGGCGAGGAGGCCCTGCATTGGCTTGACCAATACCTCAAATATGCCCGCCCGGCCCTTATTAGTGACGGCGACGTGCTCTTTCCCTCCCAGCGCGGCCAGCAGATGACCCGCCAGACCTTCTGGCATCGTATCAAGCGCTATGCTCTGGAGGCGGGTTTGAAAAGCGATCTGTCCCCCCACACGGTGCGCCACGCCTTTGCGACTCATCTGGTTAACCACGGTGCCGACCTTCGAGTAGTGCAGATGCTGCTGGGCCATGCGGATCTCTCCACCACCCAGATCTACACTCACGTTGCCAGGGAGCGTTTAAAAAGCTTTCATGGTCAGCATCATCCCCGCGGTTAG